ATATCCTTGTTGAAGTAAAAGTGCTGCAGAAACAGAAGAGTCTACACCACCAGACATACCGACGATGACACGTTGTTGCATAGGACTAGGCATCCAAATGAGAAGTTAATGAGGGAGAGAAAGGGTGCTCATAAATAAGCGATAAAGGATAATGGTGACCTTTCATGGCATCTTCAACTGCTTTGAGTACGAGTGGACTACGAGCACGAGCAGATTCTTTGAGCTCATCTGGTGTCATCCATACAGCAGCTACAATACCAGTATCGAGTTGAGGATTATTTTCAACTTGAGTCACATGTGCTAGAAAACAAAAGCGGTAATAGGTGCGATCCGGAAACATGGGCGGGGTATATGTATAAATACCAAGCAAGGCATCAATTTCAACATGATGACCTGTTTCTTCAAGTGTTTCTCGAATGGCTGCTTGAGTTAATGACTCACCGCATTCCACATGACCAGCAGGTTGGTTAAATACTGTGTGTACAAAACCCTCGCTATGTTCTTCAACAAAAAGATAGCGTCCGTCTTTTTCTACGACTGTAGCAACAGTGACATGAGGAGTCCATGCGGCCATAAAAAAGCACCATGATTTAAAAGACGTATGATACGAAATTTAGGGGTTTTTGGCTATGGTGATCTGCTAAACGATATGAGCAATACTACAAAACCATATCGTTTAAAAAATCAGAATTTTATTGCTGATATTTCATAGAGCTAATTAATCTTGCTCTGTTTGAGCCGCTTTATGATTATTTTGTACTTTTACATAATGTCTTGCCGAATAAGGAAGAAACGCTAATTCTTTTTCGGTTAGTGGTCGCACTTGTTGTACAGGGCTTCCTACATATAGATAACCACTTTTTAAGACTTTACGTGGTGGAACTAAACTTCCTGCACCAATCATTACATCATCTTCAATAATCACATCATCTAAAATAACAGTATTGATTCCGATTAAAACTCGGTTGCCAATGGTACAGCCATGCAAAGTCACATGATGTCCAACTGTCACATCTTCACCAATAATAAGAGGTGAGCCATTAGGTTTTGCATCATTTTTATGGCTAACGTGCAACATACAATGGTCTTGTACATTACTGTTTTTACCAATTTGAATACTATTTACGTCACCACGAATGACGGCAAAAGGCCAGACAGAAACATTTTCAGCTAAGCTAACTTCACCGACTACAATAGCCATGTCATCAACATAACATGTTGTATCAACTTGAGGACGGTGTTCAAGATAAGGACGTATGTTCTTTGCCATGAGTAGTATCAAAATAAAATTTAGAAGAATTATAAAATAAAAAAGCACTCAGGCTAAATAGCATGAGTGCTTAATTCAACTATTCAAAAATTAGAATAAGTTGCTGAAGAATTGTTTAACATGGTCGATTAAGCGTGCAAAGAATCCTGCTTCTTCAACTGGTTTTAATGCAACTAATGGCTTTTCAGCAATTACTTTGCCGTCAAGGCTAGCAACAAGTTTGCCCACAACTTGGCCTTTTTGAAGCGGTGCATTTAAGTTAGGTTGAACAACTAACTGTGTTTTAATACCGTTAGCTTTGCCTTTAGGCATAGTCACACTAAAGTTTTCAGCCAGACCAATTTGAACTTCATCTTCTTTACCAAACCATACTTTTGCTTTTGCAAGAACTTGATTGGCTGGTTGAATATTTGCAGTTTCAAAGTTTGCAAAGCCCCAAGACAATAATGTACGTGTTTGGTTAGCACGTTCATTTACGCTATCCGTTCCGAAAATAACGGAAATGAGACGCATCGGACCACGTTTGCTTGAAGTTGTTAAGCAGTAACCCGCTTCATCTGTATGACCTGTTTTTAAACCATCTACGCTTGGGTCTGTGTAAAGCAAGGCATTACGGTTACCTTGTTTAATACCGTTAAACGTAAATTCTTTTTCAGAGTAGATTGGGTAATATCTTGAGCTGTCTTTAATAATATGTTGCGCTAAAACAGCCATATCTTTAGCTGTTGAATAATGACCTTCTGCCGGTAAACCAGTTGAGTTAATGAACTGGGTATTTGTCATACCGATACGTTTTGCTTCCTGATTCATCATGTGAGCAAACGTGCCTTCATTTCCGGCAATATGTTCAGCCATTGCTTTTGATGCATCATTACCTGATTGGATAATGATACCGCGAAGCATTTCTAGAACAGTTGCTGTACCATTTAAAGGAACATACATACATGATTCAGAGCTGCTTCCTTTACACCATGCAGACTCGTTCATACGAACCTGCTCATTTTCAGTCAGTTCACCTTTTAATAATTTTTGTTCAATGATGTAGCTTGTCATCATTTTTGTCATTGAAGCAGGTGCAAGCTTTTCGTTTTCATTTTTAGAAGCGAGAATTTGTCCTGTCTCATAATCCATTAATACATAAGACTTATTATTTAATTCTGGCGGAGCTGATAAGACAGTTGCTGCATAAGAAAAACTTGGTAAGAGGAGGAGTGCAGCAATAGCGCTTTTTCGAGTCATTCTAGGTAATTCCAATATCTTGTATGAAGCAGAAGAACCTAGCATTTTAGGATAAAGCAAAGCCGACTTCTATGGGGGAAGTCGGCTTTTTCAAACAGTATTGTAACTCAAGAGTTTTTTACTAATTTAGTTTTGCGATTGATAAGCTTTCACGTCTTGACAAACTAATGTGTTTTGCTCGTTACCAGCAGCTTTTGCATCATTACGCGCTTCTTTTAGGACTTTCTTGAAACTTTTGTCTTTAGCACGTTTCTCTAAAGCTGCAACTGGATCGGCTTCATTTGGCAAATAGTCTTTTACTAAACGTTCATAACCTTGAGCAAAATCAGCATCTTTTTTGCCAATAAGGCTTGGGCAAATTTCAGAAAGTACTTGAATTGCAGCTAATTCTTCAGGAGTTATAGTTTGCTGTGGAGTTACTTCAACAACATTTTCATTTTCGGTTTTCTTTTCAGCTGTTTTCTTCTTATCAGCAGCAAAACCAACTGTTGCCATGCTCATAAGTAAAACCAAAGAGAGCGATTGAACTAAGCTTTTCTTCATAAACATCGATAACCCAAAATAAAATTTTTAAATATGTCGATAGCTTAACCAATTTACAGGTTAAAAAAATGGAAAAAATGTATTGTTATGTTGGTTTTCTGCTTAATAACAAGCAGAAAACCTCAGTAAATAAACTTCTACCCTAAACGAGCAAAAACCTATTCTTTATAGTTGACGATCTCTTCACAGAGTTCGTGTTGCTCATGATGGTCCATTTGTTTTGAAGCTTGACGTGCTTCATTTAACAGGGTTTTAAACTCTGCATCATTTTGTAGAGCAGAGAGGGTAATTGATTTATTCGAATACCCTTGAAGATACGTTGTGATAATTTTTTGAGTATTTGACTCAAGTTTTTTATTTGTCCCTACGAAAGCTGGACAAATTTCCTGTAAGACTTGCGTTGCCGCAATATCATCTTTAATTAAGCTATCAGCTTCTTGTGTTGAGATATCCTCATCTGCAAAAACCGCTTGCGTACACAATGTGATACTGATCCCCAATACCTGAAAAAAAGGAGCAAAAGTTTTCATTTTTTCACAATTTTATAATGCTATGGAGGCATAAATATATATAATTCAACAAATAATTCAATTGTGAAAACCTTTAGGTTTATTTGTAGAGAAAGATTTTAGTGAATATTTTAATAGCGAATGATGACGGTGTTTTTGCGCCAGGTATACAGGCTTTAGCTGAAGCATTAAAACCGCTTGGACGTGTGGTTGTGGTTGCACCAGAAAGTGAAAGAAGTGGTTTTTCAAGTGCATTAACACTAGATCGACCATTGCGCCCAATTCAAATTGCCGAAGATGTATGGGCTGTGAATGGTACGCCAGCAGATTGTGTGTATTTGTCTATGAATGGTTTGTTTGATTTCGAATTTGACTTAGTCGTAAGTGGAATCAATAGTGGCGCTAATTTAGGTGATGATGTTTTATATTCTGGAACAGTCGGTGCTGCATTTGAAGGACGTTTAATGAAGCAACCTGCAATTGCTGTTTCTTTAGCTGGTCCTGATGTACGCGCTTATAATGTTAAAGAAGATTATGCTCAGGCTGCACAGTGGGTACATGATTTTATTGCAAGCGGATTGCCAGCTTTGCCTCCGCGACACATCTTTAATATCAATATTCCTGATGTACCGAAGTTAAAAGGAGCACAAATTACGTATCAGGGACGCCGTGCTCAATCTAAACCTATTACCAGCCATGTCGACCCAAGAGGACGCCAAGTTTACTGGATTGGATTAGCAGGCGAGGCGGTTACAGATCCTGAGCGTGTTTCAAGCCAGATTCAATCGGATTTCTTTGCGGTAGCAAACGGTTATGTCAGTGTTACACCTATTCAAATGGATGCTACAAATTACGCCGTTTTAGAAGACCTTCAGGTCAGTTTGAGTCAATAATTGAGCTCGAATGTTATAACTTTGTGAATAAAGAAAAAGAGGAACGTGTTTCCTCTTACTTTTTTGGTACTCTTAGCCGAAATGATTTGTAGCATTTAGTGAGGGAGATCAATGCATTTAATTGGGCAACAAAACAGAGTGCATATCCAAAAAGACAAAATAATGAAAATTATGTTGTTGTCTGTGGCTGTAGGTTTTACCGTAGCTATGGCAGGCTGTGCTTCTAAACCACAAATTAATAATAGTTCTCGCTATGCAATGGCTCCTAACTATTACACAGTTCGTTCAGGTGATACTTTAAGTGGTATCGCAATGCGTTATGGTCTGGACTATATCAGTATTGCCGAAATGAATGATATTCCTGCGCCATATCGTATTTATGTCAATCAATCATTACGTTTGAAGAAAGGTTCTTCACCAAGAACAGTATCTACGCAAGTCATGGCACAACCTGAGCAAATCAAACGTCAAACCATTGCTCTACCAACCACACAACCAGTTACACCGGTAACTCAGCCGTCTACTGTACCGTCAACGAATACGACAGTGGCATCAGTTGCACCAAATTCGAGCTTACGTTGGATAAAACCGACCAATGGACCAGTGATTCAAGGGTTTAATTTGGCAAATAATGTCAAAGGAATCCGTTATGGTGGAAATCAGGGTGACCCTATTTATGCCGCAGCTGATGGTCAAGTTGTCTATGCAGCTGATGGCTTAAAAGAATACGGAAATCTGGTTTTAATTAAGCATATTGACGGATATATCAGTGCGTATGCCCACAATAGCAAGATGTTTGTAAAAAGCGGTGACAATATAACTGCTGGACAAAAAATTGCCGAAATGGGCTCTACTGGTGCATCTCAAGTCATGCTCGAGTTCCAGATTCGTTTGGATGGAAAACCGATTAATCCTATAAATCTTTTACCAAAATAGCTAATGCAAAAAACTTAGGTTTCCTCGTATAATGTAATTGGTTGCTTTCATTACAACAATAAGCATTTTTTATAAATTTAAAATTAGATTCGAGGAAACCTATGTTAGATCAGCTTCGTGCGATGGGTGTTTTCGCTTGTGTGGTTGAAAAAAGTTCATTTAGTGGTGCGGCACGTGAATTAGGAATTACAACAAGTGCGGTGAGTCAGCAGATACGCTCGCTTGAGCATGAAATGGATGTAACTCTATTACATCGCTCTACTCGTAAACTTAGTTTGACAGAAGCCGGACAGGCTTTTTTTTCAAGCTGTCAAGAGATGTTGGCGGCGGCTGAAAGGGGAAAAATCAGAATTAATGAATTGAGGGATGACTTAATCGGGGATTTGCGTATTGCGACAACTCCTGATTTGGCAGTTCAACACCTCATTCCTGCATTATCTCACTGGATGTCGGCTCATCGCGGTTTATCTGTGCATTTCGAAGTTGGACATCGTTATATCGATTTAATTGAAGAGCGAATTGATATTGCGGTTCGCATGAGCTCTACTCCTGTAGAAGAGAGCAGCTCGATCATTCCGATGGCTTTTGTAGATCAAATTTTGATTGCTTCTCCTAGTTATCTGAATCAGTCTAGTCCAATTGTGCATCCTAATGATTTAAGAGATCATGAATTGTTGTCGATTAATGTCATGAATGACTCGCGCCATTTTAATTTTCAACATGTAAAAACAGGTGAAACGCTCAATATTGAAATGCAAAGCCGTTTGCAGAGTAATAATTTACAAGTTGCAAAAGCGTTATGTCAGCAAGGGCATGGTATTGCACGAATTTTATATTTAGATGCTCAGAAAGAACTAAAAAATGGTTCTTTGATTGAACTCATGCCAGATTGGAAATTACCAACGTTTACATTGTATGCAGAGGT
This genomic stretch from Acinetobacter oleivorans DR1 harbors:
- a CDS encoding NUDIX hydrolase, which encodes MAAWTPHVTVATVVEKDGRYLFVEEHSEGFVHTVFNQPAGHVECGESLTQAAIRETLEETGHHVEIDALLGIYTYTPPMFPDRTYYRFCFLAHVTQVENNPQLDTGIVAAVWMTPDELKESARARSPLVLKAVEDAMKGHHYPLSLIYEHPFSPSLTSHLDA
- a CDS encoding gamma carbonic anhydrase family protein; the protein is MAKNIRPYLEHRPQVDTTCYVDDMAIVVGEVSLAENVSVWPFAVIRGDVNSIQIGKNSNVQDHCMLHVSHKNDAKPNGSPLIIGEDVTVGHHVTLHGCTIGNRVLIGINTVILDDVIIEDDVMIGAGSLVPPRKVLKSGYLYVGSPVQQVRPLTEKELAFLPYSARHYVKVQNNHKAAQTEQD
- the dacC gene encoding D-alanyl-D-alanine carboxypeptidase PBP5/6, translated to MTRKSAIAALLLLPSFSYAATVLSAPPELNNKSYVLMDYETGQILASKNENEKLAPASMTKMMTSYIIEQKLLKGELTENEQVRMNESAWCKGSSSESCMYVPLNGTATVLEMLRGIIIQSGNDASKAMAEHIAGNEGTFAHMMNQEAKRIGMTNTQFINSTGLPAEGHYSTAKDMAVLAQHIIKDSSRYYPIYSEKEFTFNGIKQGNRNALLYTDPSVDGLKTGHTDEAGYCLTTSSKRGPMRLISVIFGTDSVNERANQTRTLLSWGFANFETANIQPANQVLAKAKVWFGKEDEVQIGLAENFSVTMPKGKANGIKTQLVVQPNLNAPLQKGQVVGKLVASLDGKVIAEKPLVALKPVEEAGFFARLIDHVKQFFSNLF
- a CDS encoding MCR_0457 family protein, which encodes MFMKKSLVQSLSLVLLMSMATVGFAADKKKTAEKKTENENVVEVTPQQTITPEELAAIQVLSEICPSLIGKKDADFAQGYERLVKDYLPNEADPVAALEKRAKDKSFKKVLKEARNDAKAAGNEQNTLVCQDVKAYQSQN
- a CDS encoding MCR_0457 family protein; the protein is MKTFAPFFQVLGISITLCTQAVFADEDISTQEADSLIKDDIAATQVLQEICPAFVGTNKKLESNTQKIITTYLQGYSNKSITLSALQNDAEFKTLLNEARQASKQMDHHEQHELCEEIVNYKE
- the surE gene encoding 5'/3'-nucleotidase SurE produces the protein MNILIANDDGVFAPGIQALAEALKPLGRVVVVAPESERSGFSSALTLDRPLRPIQIAEDVWAVNGTPADCVYLSMNGLFDFEFDLVVSGINSGANLGDDVLYSGTVGAAFEGRLMKQPAIAVSLAGPDVRAYNVKEDYAQAAQWVHDFIASGLPALPPRHIFNINIPDVPKLKGAQITYQGRRAQSKPITSHVDPRGRQVYWIGLAGEAVTDPERVSSQIQSDFFAVANGYVSVTPIQMDATNYAVLEDLQVSLSQ
- a CDS encoding peptidoglycan DD-metalloendopeptidase family protein, encoding MHLIGQQNRVHIQKDKIMKIMLLSVAVGFTVAMAGCASKPQINNSSRYAMAPNYYTVRSGDTLSGIAMRYGLDYISIAEMNDIPAPYRIYVNQSLRLKKGSSPRTVSTQVMAQPEQIKRQTIALPTTQPVTPVTQPSTVPSTNTTVASVAPNSSLRWIKPTNGPVIQGFNLANNVKGIRYGGNQGDPIYAAADGQVVYAADGLKEYGNLVLIKHIDGYISAYAHNSKMFVKSGDNITAGQKIAEMGSTGASQVMLEFQIRLDGKPINPINLLPK
- a CDS encoding LysR family transcriptional regulator gives rise to the protein MLDQLRAMGVFACVVEKSSFSGAARELGITTSAVSQQIRSLEHEMDVTLLHRSTRKLSLTEAGQAFFSSCQEMLAAAERGKIRINELRDDLIGDLRIATTPDLAVQHLIPALSHWMSAHRGLSVHFEVGHRYIDLIEERIDIAVRMSSTPVEESSSIIPMAFVDQILIASPSYLNQSSPIVHPNDLRDHELLSINVMNDSRHFNFQHVKTGETLNIEMQSRLQSNNLQVAKALCQQGHGIARILYLDAQKELKNGSLIELMPDWKLPTFTLYAEVAKHDQQPMKIQRCVEALKQYFSQLAGGRAIQIVR